The genome window AATCGTGATCAGATGCTTTTTGTGCCTGCTAATAAGACTCTGGTTGCTGATGCTTTCCCAAATAACAGAAGGGTATTGTTTCCACTCTGAGTCACATTGATTAAGCtgttgaatttttattttgtaatttttgttgatCGTTTCATGACTTAGATAATTATTTGCTTCCCTGATTTCACTTGAAAGAATCGCAATTCTGATATATTTGAAGTATTGATGACTGAATTCATAATGAATTTGCTTTAGTCTCTGCTGAAGTGTATTTCAGTTTACAAGTTCTGCTTTTCCAGTctctttttatttccttatttataaaataataaaaaaagtatCTTTCTTGTTTTctataataatatttttgtgttgGATTTTTGTGAGGGTGTCTTTCCATGCATTAATTAGTGGTAAATTTGTTGAATTATGGAAAATACAGTTCGTTTGACAATTTACTAATTTTCCTGGTAAGAAATTTCAGATATGGGAATGTATTTGGAAGCGTCATTTAATCTTACGAGATATATTCGATAATCAGTCTCTCGAATAAGTTGTTGTAAAAGGTTTCATGCTTTGGGCCATTCATCATTTATCAAGGGTAGTTGGTATGAATGTAGAAGCTGGATTTCAAAATTAGATGGACTTGTGGATTCTGAAGCTCTTTTTGTGAAATTGGATTCTTGACTCTCTTTTTAGTAATTAATTGCTGactttccttttttttaaaatggaACTTTGAGATTGAGTTAGTTATTAGTATCATTGACTTTAGTTGTTAGAGTAGTTGTGGATGCTTAGCTTGTAAAATATCAATGAATGATATTTTTCCATTGTCGTGAGTGAGGTGAATTTGAGGTTTTGATCTAAGTGTTCACTTGTGAGTTGTACCTTTTCATTACTCTGGTTGTTTCAGTGGTACTTGCATACAACATTTTGCTATATGTGGACTAAATATTAGGGAATGAATTGATTTTCGTATAAATTGGATCAAAAGTTTTGGTCTAAAAAGGCTTACCAAATGTGCACAGCCTTCCCTTTGCATCAAAGAGGTTGTTCCATGACTCGAACCCGTGACCCCGGCACAAGTCACCCAAGGAACAACTCTACCATTGCTCCACAGCTCGTTCTCGTTAAAAACTTTCAACTATTCACATAAATTTATTTACTTTCATATAGAGAGTGCATTTTAAGAAAGTTCAACCCTCCATGCTTTTCAACTCAAGGATTGCGTTTCAGACCATAATTAGTTAATTACCATGATTTAATAAATACCCTAGTGTATTGCGAATTGCATTTTGCCGTTCTTGAATTGATTTTGATTGCTCAATTAAGTAATCCGACCCTCACTAATTTTCATTACTATGTTTCAGCAGAGAGGTAACAACTATAACCAGGGCAGAAGGAGAATGAACAATAGAGCTTTTAGGGCTCAAAGGGAAGATAGCATTAGGAGAACAGTCTATGTTTCTGACATCGATCACAATGTAAGTAAGGATGGATGCTCATTAATCTTCTTATTATGTTCTGTTTAGTATTTATATAGTTCCTCTTTCTGACTCTGCCCCACAGGTCACGGAAGAGCGGCTTGCTGCATTGTTTAGCGCTTATGGACAAGTAAGTGACTATGCTCTTCTAGACATTGATGTGGTTCGTTATATTAGATATTTGAGTGCTTTAAGTGCAAGGTGGATGCTTCTATTTTGTACTTTGAGAAACCTAAAAGCTATTAATGAATTTAGTTTCATACTTTAGCAGATGAAAGGCCTTGGCTTGGATCGCCTATAAAGTATGTTTGTCGCTCTATTTACAGGATGATGAAATTCCATGACTCGTAAATAATCAATAACCTTTAGACTGTCTAAAATTACAAGTTATCATCAGTACTAATCATTAGGCTGTTTTACACATTAATATCGTCGAGTTATCTTGATCATTGCCATAATGATGCCTAGAGGAGCCGGCTTCAAATTACTGATGAGATGCAGCAACATATCTGTTTTCTGTCTTTGGCAGATGGAGATGTTCTTTTTATTTGTTGCGTGTGGAATTACAAAACAAAAGTAGAAGCCCTAAAGGCAAGTCTGCTAGATGCACATGCAAAACTTAACAGCTTCAACAAAAAACACGTGTTAATTCATATAACAGATATTTTCCATAAACTTGAAGAATAGAAGGTTAATAAGCTGCCAACTTTCATATTCCTTGTAGGTTTACTACTGAATACCAAGGGAACTTCTATCATTGACTTCGAGTTTCACATAATCTTTTTGTTGTTTCACGTAATCTTTCACCTTTACAGAAATCTATACATTAGGAAGACTCTAAAGAAAGTTACAATATCCAGAAGGAAATAGGTAGCTGAATTTTGAACTACAAGGTccctagagctcaaaatgactctTATCTTTTGCTTGTTACCTCCCTTTTCTTTTCATTCTTTTGGTTTCTGGAATGTGCCAGAAGTTGGAGTTTCCTTATAGATCCTTCTTTCCACTTGCTTTCATGTCATAGTGACGTGCTTAAACTGGTCTTCTACACAGTAGCGAGATGTCGTTGTGCTTATTATGGTTAAGGTTTGCATGAATTAGTGTATGCAAATTTGATGTTTTGTCTCCTAACTTGTGTCATCAGCTCAGGAGTTTGTTTACAGTTTGGTTACGGTTCGTCGCCAATTATATTGTGTGATTTAGGGGGCTTAGGATTTTTTACTTGCATGATCCAATCCATTTCTGGTTTTGTCTTTCCAAAGGTCCCCATCATGAGAATTGATACTCCATACACTCGCTTGTACTATTCTTAGTATGGAACAGTTCAagtaaaagtttgatttgtgtggaAATTTAGATTAAGTTGTTTGTTGTCAGACTGTGAGGTGTTGGTGAAGGTTGGAGTTTGGACAAAGTCACGATGCTTATATTCCTGTTTgttatagttgaatttattttcaACTTGCCATTTTGATATTAATTGGACTGTTCTGAGATTATTTAAGGCACATCCCCAGTGTGCAGCAGATCTATTTATTTTTGTACTTAATTTGGCTTTGTCTTGGTATTATGAGGTTTCTTTTAAGGAGTGTAATATTGACTGTTTTTGTTTTGGCTGCATTTGCTCTACAGGTTGTTGACTGCAGAGTGTGTGGTGATCCACATTCCCGCCTTCGCTTTGCTTTTGTGGAATTCGCCGATGAATGTAAGTTGGAGTGGCTTGAAGTTTTTCTTAGGACTGCTGAACATTCAGAACTAACTTGTCATATGGAATCATTCCAACAGACTCAGCAAGAGCAGCACTTAGCCTTTGTGGGACGATATTAGGATTCTCTCCTCTGAAGGTTCTACCTTCAAAAACTGCTATTCTACCCGTGAATCCAACATTCCTTCCTAGGGTATGCACAGATCTGTGTTGTTCTGTTAACTTGTATATGGATGATGTGGCAAATAAATCTGTCGTTCTATCTCATGTTATACAAGTAAGGTCATGGAATTAAATGCTTAGTTTTCCATTATGTGTACATTCTATATGCAGTCTGAGGATGAGCGCGAGATGTGTGCCAGGACAGTCTACTGCACAAATATAGATAAGAAGGTATAAATTCTTACCTTTGAAATCTTCTGAAGTTATCATGCTATTTTTAGCACATCTTTTTGTGGGATACCAGTATGTGATGCCCAGTTTATGACAATCTGGCTCAGTTACTTTATTGCTGgttgtatattttatttttccggtAGTTTCTATTATTGTCATAATCTTCAGAAAGTTCAAATGTATTGTACTCTATCCTGAACAGGTTTCTCAAGCTGATGTCAAGAATTTCTTTGAAACAAGATGTGGTGAGGTTAGTCTGATGTCTGAAACTTCTTATCAAGTTTAAGAATGTTTGCTTAAGAagtgatgctgaagctgctcttCTCTTTACAGGTGTCTCGCCTGAGGCTTTTGGGGGATCAAGTGCATTCTACCCGTATTGCTTTTGTTGAATTTGTTATGGTGAGttgattttcttttcctttttctttgaaTTTTAGTTGGGATATAGCATCAATAACCCATTGTTACCTTCACccttacaacaataacaacccagtaaaatcccacaagtggggtctggggagggtagagtgtacgcagaccttacccctaccccaaggggtagagaagctgtttccgatagaccctcggtacCTTCACCCTTATATTTCGATATTTATGCATTCATGTCCCACCTGCATCAAAGAGAAATAGGTGCATTGCATGCACCTATAGATTTTAATGTCCCCCTTATTTAGTTTTGTGCCATGGGATTGTCAACACCATCTTTTTTGTAATTCCTCTGAATGTACTTCTCTTCTTTACTCTGTTATTCTGTGGCAACCTAgcataatatttaatattttcctTTTGAAGATCTAAACAGGTGTTGGAATATAATGGAAAAAACAGGAGAAAAAGGAAGTGGAAATAATTCTGACCGCTGAATCTTCTTAAAAATAACAATGTGTATCTAGTAAATTTTGCATGTAAAGAGATACTTAATAAATGTGCAGGCTGAGAGTGCTATATTGGCATTGGACTGTTGTGGACAGATTTTGGGATCCCAACGC of Nicotiana tomentosiformis chromosome 7, ASM39032v3, whole genome shotgun sequence contains these proteins:
- the LOC104085106 gene encoding polyadenylate-binding protein-interacting protein 9-like isoform X2, which produces MAADAQAVIEAPALQSKYSDAGSEESDFNSDENVNNSESVVTPNGAKDSLNAKSDSYQMQHIVDMLKKLKLNPLAKEFVPSYCYNNRDQMLFVPANKTLVADAFPNNRRQRGNNYNQGRRRMNNRAFRAQREDSIRRTVYVSDIDHNVTEERLAALFSAYGQVVDCRVCGDPHSRLRFAFVEFADEYSARAALSLCGTILGFSPLKVLPSKTAILPVNPTFLPRSEDEREMCARTVYCTNIDKKVSQADVKNFFETRCGEVSRLRLLGDQVHSTRIAFVEFVMAESAILALDCCGQILGSQRIRVSPSKTPVRPRVPRPAMH
- the LOC104085106 gene encoding polyadenylate-binding protein-interacting protein 9-like isoform X3, coding for MAADAQAVIEAPALQSKYSDAGSEESDFNSDENVNNSESVVTPNGAKDSLNAKSDSYQMQHIVDMLKKLKLNPLAKEFVPSYCYNNRDQMLFVPANKTLVADAFPNNRRRGNNYNQGRRRMNNRAFRAQREDSIRRTVYVSDIDHNVTEERLAALFSAYGQVVDCRVCGDPHSRLRFAFVEFADEYSARAALSLCGTILGFSPLKVLPSKTAILPVNPTFLPRSEDEREMCARTVYCTNIDKKVSQADVKNFFETRCGEVSRLRLLGDQVHSTRIAFVEFVMAESAILALDCCGQILGSQRIRVSPSKTPVRPRVPRPAMH
- the LOC104085106 gene encoding polyadenylate-binding protein-interacting protein 8-like isoform X1; protein product: MAADAQAVIEAPALQSKYSDAGSEESDFNSDENVNNSESVVTPNGAKDSLNAKSDSYQMQHIVDMLKKLKLNPLAKEFVPSYCYNNRDQMLFVPANKTLVADVIFITMFQQRGNNYNQGRRRMNNRAFRAQREDSIRRTVYVSDIDHNVTEERLAALFSAYGQVVDCRVCGDPHSRLRFAFVEFADEYSARAALSLCGTILGFSPLKVLPSKTAILPVNPTFLPRSEDEREMCARTVYCTNIDKKVSQADVKNFFETRCGEVSRLRLLGDQVHSTRIAFVEFVMAESAILALDCCGQILGSQRIRVSPSKTPVRPRVPRPAMH